In Paenibacillus larvae subsp. larvae, the following proteins share a genomic window:
- a CDS encoding cation diffusion facilitator family transporter — protein MENPASLKAVWISLISNLLLTAIKLIVGFLFRSQVLIADGVHNAGDVIASATAYSSMRISNRPADEEHPYGHGKAEVLGSGMVAIILGLAAIFIGYHAITALFEPPGEMHIIALAAALVSLIWKQILYIYTIRIGKRTNSKGLIATAYDHLADVYASLAATVGIGLGLLGESFQFSYLAYGDPIAGIIVSLLVLKLAYEMVREAIDILMEKNVSPEKMALYTSEILSVDNVKRIDRLRAREHGHYILIDARVSVPAELTIQQGHNISRLIKSNIMNRHEDVLEVLVHLNPWYPEDSETIQPPGKEANRHHHVKDLASGTNRDI, from the coding sequence TTGGAGAATCCCGCTTCCCTTAAGGCGGTTTGGATTAGCCTGATCAGCAATTTGCTGTTGACAGCCATAAAGCTGATTGTGGGATTTTTGTTCCGCAGTCAGGTATTGATTGCTGATGGAGTGCACAATGCAGGAGATGTGATAGCATCCGCTACGGCTTATAGCTCCATGAGGATTTCGAACCGGCCTGCAGACGAGGAACACCCGTACGGCCATGGGAAAGCAGAAGTTCTCGGTTCCGGGATGGTAGCCATCATACTTGGACTGGCCGCAATTTTTATCGGATATCATGCCATTACAGCATTGTTTGAACCTCCTGGAGAAATGCATATCATCGCATTGGCTGCCGCATTGGTTTCTCTTATTTGGAAGCAAATCCTGTACATCTATACCATCCGGATCGGCAAAAGAACGAACAGTAAAGGCTTAATCGCCACTGCGTATGATCATCTTGCCGACGTATATGCCTCTTTGGCCGCTACCGTTGGTATCGGACTTGGTCTTTTAGGGGAATCTTTTCAATTTTCTTATTTGGCCTATGGGGACCCGATAGCCGGAATTATTGTTTCCTTACTGGTGCTGAAGCTTGCATATGAGATGGTACGGGAGGCCATTGATATATTGATGGAAAAAAACGTAAGTCCGGAGAAAATGGCACTTTATACTTCTGAAATCTTAAGTGTGGACAATGTCAAACGGATAGACCGGCTTCGGGCACGGGAACATGGCCATTATATTCTGATCGATGCCAGAGTAAGTGTTCCTGCTGAGTTGACCATTCAGCAGGGCCATAATATATCCCGCCTCATCAAATCCAATATTATGAACAGGCATGAGGATGTCTTGGAGGTACTTGTTCATTTGAATCCCTGGTATCCGGAAGACAGTGAAACGATACAACCTCCTGGTAAAGAGGCCAACCGGCATCATCATGTAAAAGATCTTGCTTCCGGTACGAATAGGGATATATGA
- a CDS encoding YneF family protein produces MWSYIIPIITLIVGLILGFIIGVFYLRKQLEKMQNDPEMIQKMARQMGYNMNKQQMNKVQNMMKNKKRK; encoded by the coding sequence ATGTGGAGTTACATTATTCCCATTATCACGCTGATTGTCGGGCTGATACTGGGCTTTATCATCGGGGTCTTCTATTTACGCAAGCAGCTTGAGAAAATGCAGAATGATCCTGAGATGATCCAAAAAATGGCTAGACAAATGGGCTATAACATGAATAAACAACAAATGAATAAAGTCCAGAATATGATGAAAAACAAAAAAAGAAAGTAA
- the acnA gene encoding aconitate hydratase AcnA codes for MSNKDIFSIHKELRVGNKPYTYYSLPALQEQFAGISKLPLSIKVLLEAAVRQFDGRAITKEHVKQIADWAENREDKEIPFIPARIVLQDFTGVPVVVDLAAMRDTMARGGGEPSRINPLVPVDLVIDHSVMVDAFGTSEALDYNMKVEFERNEERYRFLRWAQTAFDNFRAVPPATGIVHQVNLEYLASVAATKQVDGETVVYPDSLVGTDSHTTMINGLGVVGWGVGGIEAEAGMLGQPLYFVTPEVIGFKLTGSLAEGATATDLALTITQMLRKKGVVGKFVEFYGSGLNNLSLANRATVANMAPEYGATIGFFPVDNETLHYLRSTGRSEEQIELVEAYYKAQGMFRTEDMPEAVYSDTLELDLSTVVPSLAGPKRPQDRVELTSMKESFNNILRTPIDKGGYGLSDEKIAEEVDVTFADGTKEKMGTGAVVIAAITSCTNTSNPSVMLGAGLLAKKAVEHGLTKPAYVKSSLTPGSLVVTEYLKKANLLEPLEQLGFYIAGYGCATCIGNSGPLPDEVSKAIADNDMTVAAVLSGNRNFEGRVHAQVKANYLASPPLVVAYALAGTVNIDLSKDPIGHNAKGEPVYLKDIWPSNQEIQEAIDTATSAEAFREKYKDVFRANQRWNEISVPEGSIYEWDKNSTYIQEPPFFQNLSPEPGDISDIRGARVLAMLGDSVTTDHISPAGNISPTSPAGKYLIEHGVERKDFNSYGSRRGNHEVMMRGTFANIRIRNQVAPGTEGGVTTYLPTGEVMSIYDASMKYQENNQPLIVIAGKEYGTGSSRDWAAKGTYLLGAKAVLAESFERIHRSNLVGMGVLPLQFQEGQSWDALGLTGTETFDILGIDNDIQPGQEVKILATREDGTSFEFKAIVRLDSMVDIDYYRNGGILQTVLRQIM; via the coding sequence ATGTCCAACAAGGATATCTTTTCGATCCATAAAGAGCTTCGAGTAGGCAACAAACCGTATACTTACTACAGCCTTCCGGCCCTGCAGGAACAATTCGCAGGCATTTCCAAACTTCCGCTTTCCATTAAAGTGCTCCTGGAAGCCGCTGTCCGTCAATTTGACGGAAGAGCTATTACCAAAGAACATGTTAAACAAATTGCTGATTGGGCTGAAAACCGTGAAGACAAGGAAATACCGTTCATTCCCGCTCGCATTGTTCTACAGGACTTCACAGGAGTACCTGTAGTCGTGGATCTTGCGGCTATGCGTGATACTATGGCAAGAGGAGGCGGTGAGCCTAGCCGCATTAATCCCCTTGTTCCCGTAGACCTTGTTATCGACCACTCTGTAATGGTAGACGCTTTCGGAACTTCCGAAGCGCTGGATTACAATATGAAAGTGGAATTTGAACGGAATGAAGAGCGATACCGCTTCCTTCGCTGGGCTCAAACCGCATTTGATAATTTCCGTGCCGTTCCACCGGCAACAGGTATCGTTCACCAGGTTAACCTGGAATATTTAGCTTCCGTTGCAGCTACCAAACAAGTAGACGGTGAGACCGTCGTTTACCCGGATTCACTGGTAGGTACAGATTCCCATACCACGATGATTAACGGCCTTGGAGTTGTAGGTTGGGGTGTTGGCGGAATCGAAGCCGAAGCGGGCATGCTGGGGCAACCGCTTTATTTCGTAACTCCGGAAGTCATCGGATTCAAGCTGACCGGTTCGCTGGCGGAAGGAGCTACAGCGACGGACCTGGCACTAACTATTACCCAGATGCTTCGTAAAAAAGGGGTTGTGGGCAAATTCGTTGAATTCTACGGTTCCGGCCTGAACAATCTGAGCCTTGCCAACCGGGCCACTGTAGCCAATATGGCGCCTGAATATGGGGCAACTATCGGGTTCTTCCCTGTAGATAATGAAACCCTCCATTACTTGAGAAGCACGGGACGTTCCGAAGAACAAATCGAACTGGTAGAGGCTTATTATAAAGCACAAGGCATGTTCCGTACGGAAGATATGCCTGAGGCGGTATATTCGGACACCCTGGAGCTTGATCTCTCTACGGTTGTACCGAGCCTTGCCGGACCTAAACGTCCTCAGGACCGTGTAGAATTAACTTCGATGAAGGAGTCTTTCAACAATATTCTGCGCACCCCTATCGATAAAGGCGGCTATGGCCTTTCGGATGAAAAAATTGCCGAAGAAGTCGATGTAACTTTTGCCGACGGTACTAAAGAAAAAATGGGAACCGGAGCCGTTGTGATCGCTGCTATAACAAGCTGTACGAACACATCCAATCCTAGCGTTATGCTGGGAGCCGGGCTCTTGGCCAAGAAGGCCGTCGAGCATGGGCTGACAAAACCGGCTTACGTCAAAAGCTCCCTGACCCCGGGCTCTCTTGTCGTAACAGAATATTTGAAAAAAGCCAATCTGCTCGAACCCCTTGAGCAGTTAGGTTTTTACATTGCCGGCTATGGCTGCGCTACCTGTATCGGCAATTCCGGTCCTCTTCCTGACGAAGTTAGCAAAGCTATCGCCGATAATGATATGACAGTAGCCGCCGTACTAAGCGGTAACCGAAACTTTGAGGGCCGTGTTCATGCACAAGTCAAAGCAAATTATCTGGCTTCTCCTCCCCTTGTTGTGGCCTATGCATTGGCTGGAACGGTCAATATTGATCTGTCGAAAGATCCGATTGGCCATAATGCCAAGGGAGAGCCTGTTTATTTGAAAGACATCTGGCCGAGCAATCAGGAAATCCAGGAAGCTATTGATACGGCAACAAGCGCGGAGGCATTCCGTGAGAAATACAAAGACGTCTTCCGGGCGAACCAGCGTTGGAATGAGATTTCCGTACCTGAGGGCAGCATCTATGAATGGGATAAAAACTCCACTTACATTCAAGAGCCTCCATTCTTCCAGAATCTAAGCCCTGAACCGGGTGATATTTCTGATATCCGCGGTGCGAGAGTACTGGCCATGCTTGGGGACTCCGTTACTACGGACCATATCTCTCCAGCAGGCAATATTTCGCCGACAAGCCCTGCAGGCAAATATTTAATTGAACATGGCGTAGAGAGAAAAGACTTCAACTCCTACGGCTCACGCAGAGGAAATCATGAAGTCATGATGCGCGGTACGTTTGCCAATATCCGAATCCGTAACCAAGTGGCTCCTGGAACAGAAGGCGGTGTCACTACCTATCTGCCGACTGGTGAAGTCATGTCCATTTACGATGCATCCATGAAGTATCAGGAGAACAACCAGCCTCTTATCGTTATCGCCGGTAAAGAATACGGAACCGGAAGTTCCCGTGACTGGGCGGCTAAAGGAACTTATCTGCTTGGTGCTAAAGCCGTTTTAGCTGAAAGCTTCGAACGCATTCATCGAAGCAACCTTGTCGGAATGGGTGTTCTTCCGCTTCAATTCCAGGAAGGCCAAAGCTGGGATGCACTTGGACTGACCGGTACAGAGACATTCGATATCCTGGGTATTGATAATGACATTCAGCCAGGCCAGGAAGTGAAAATTTTGGCAACCCGCGAAGACGGTACTTCCTTCGAATTTAAGGCAATCGTCCGTCTGGACAGCATGGTGGACATTGATTACTACCGCAATGGAGGCATCCTTCAAACTGTGCTTCGCCAGATCATGTAA
- a CDS encoding alpha/beta hydrolase — translation MSTTSATETQLTPAALEQHLPEKASSGKRKIIWLVLGSFLILIVSLILAFHAFIAWTLARPIIAPLSSNPMKAVKLPYEDIRFPNSNGSSHLEGWYIPASSGEDASTASDKTVIFSHGYGGNREELWVPLYSLAKELNKRHYNVVMFDYGYVQPGSERIVTAGVQESKELLGAVQYARERGAREVYVWGFSMGAGTALQAALHSDDITGMILDSTFILNADTLYHNMKQYVDLPKFPSLNLVRLFFPLINGISLNQVPFSSVTNKKYDIPIFFIHGTDDTKAPYEIIEGVYDRQKENASSKLWIYPGGQHELIYRADPKEYIEQTMNFLQDIEISRNVKVAYE, via the coding sequence ATGTCAACAACTTCTGCCACTGAAACTCAGCTAACCCCCGCGGCTCTCGAACAACACCTTCCCGAGAAAGCTTCTTCTGGCAAAAGGAAAATCATCTGGCTTGTGCTCGGCAGCTTTCTGATTCTGATCGTCAGCCTGATCCTTGCCTTTCATGCCTTTATCGCTTGGACGTTAGCCAGGCCCATTATTGCTCCATTATCCTCCAATCCTATGAAAGCCGTCAAACTGCCTTATGAGGATATCCGGTTTCCAAACAGTAATGGTTCTTCACACCTGGAAGGCTGGTACATCCCCGCCTCTTCCGGGGAGGATGCATCCACTGCTTCAGACAAAACCGTGATCTTCTCCCATGGATACGGGGGAAACCGGGAAGAACTATGGGTTCCATTGTACAGTCTGGCAAAAGAACTTAACAAGCGCCATTATAACGTGGTTATGTTCGATTACGGCTATGTACAGCCGGGCAGTGAACGTATAGTTACGGCAGGGGTACAGGAGTCTAAAGAGCTTCTTGGTGCTGTACAGTATGCCAGAGAACGCGGTGCAAGGGAAGTATACGTCTGGGGATTCTCTATGGGTGCGGGAACAGCCCTTCAGGCTGCCCTTCATTCTGATGATATTACCGGTATGATCCTTGACAGTACGTTCATATTGAACGCAGATACGCTTTATCACAATATGAAGCAATATGTTGATTTGCCCAAATTTCCGTCACTGAATCTGGTCCGCCTCTTCTTTCCCCTGATTAACGGTATTAGTCTGAATCAGGTTCCTTTCAGCAGCGTGACCAATAAAAAGTACGATATCCCGATTTTCTTCATTCACGGAACCGATGATACTAAAGCACCTTATGAAATTATTGAAGGAGTCTATGACCGCCAAAAAGAAAACGCTTCATCCAAATTATGGATATATCCGGGTGGTCAGCATGAACTGATTTATCGGGCAGACCCCAAGGAATATATAGAGCAGACAATGAATTTTTTGCAGGATATAGAGATTTCCCGGAATGTAAAAGTTGCATATGAATAA
- the queG gene encoding tRNA epoxyqueuosine(34) reductase QueG yields the protein MTKGHTNLKRDWRELKEEIIQAAPSLGIDKIGFASADPFLELKEILLQHREKGYESGFEEPDIDKRVYPELNFEGKPRSIISIAVAYPSKISNPPRSEPGGYRGIISRSAWGEDYHRVLKVRLERLEAFIRERVPEARMESMVDTGALVDRAVAERAGIGWTGKNCAIITPEYGSWVFLGDMITNIPFPADTSIMDQCGDCTICIDACPTGALVGPGQLNASRCISFLTQTKGVIEDEFKEKIGNRLYGCDTCQMVCPHNKGKNWTYHPEMQPDPEKVKPLLQPLLTMSNREYKEQYGSSASSWRGKKLIQRNAIIGLSKFKDRSAVPLLGKLLQTDPRPEIRETAAWALGKIGGDEAGTWIREFLEKEQDETVRFALQKAADRLSQEG from the coding sequence ATGACAAAGGGGCATACAAACTTAAAACGGGATTGGAGGGAATTGAAAGAGGAAATCATTCAAGCGGCTCCATCACTAGGCATAGATAAAATAGGCTTTGCTTCTGCGGATCCGTTCCTGGAGCTTAAAGAAATTTTACTGCAGCATCGGGAAAAAGGGTATGAATCCGGTTTTGAAGAACCGGATATTGACAAAAGGGTATATCCGGAGTTGAATTTTGAAGGAAAGCCGCGATCCATTATTTCGATAGCCGTTGCTTACCCATCCAAAATAAGCAATCCTCCCCGTTCTGAGCCAGGGGGTTATCGGGGGATCATTTCCCGTTCAGCTTGGGGAGAAGATTACCATCGAGTGCTTAAAGTACGGCTTGAGCGTTTGGAAGCTTTTATCCGGGAAAGGGTACCGGAAGCAAGAATGGAAAGCATGGTGGATACGGGTGCTCTGGTTGACCGGGCTGTTGCCGAACGGGCAGGTATCGGCTGGACCGGCAAAAACTGCGCCATTATAACACCCGAGTATGGTTCATGGGTATTTTTGGGCGATATGATTACAAATATCCCTTTTCCAGCCGATACATCTATTATGGACCAGTGCGGGGACTGCACGATCTGCATCGATGCATGTCCAACAGGGGCACTGGTCGGACCGGGGCAGCTGAACGCCAGCCGCTGCATTTCTTTTTTGACCCAAACCAAAGGGGTTATTGAGGATGAATTCAAGGAAAAGATCGGAAACCGTCTCTATGGATGTGACACCTGTCAAATGGTTTGTCCGCATAATAAGGGGAAAAATTGGACCTATCATCCGGAAATGCAGCCAGACCCTGAGAAGGTTAAACCGCTGCTGCAACCCCTTTTGACCATGAGCAACCGGGAATATAAGGAACAGTACGGCAGTAGTGCTTCCTCCTGGAGGGGCAAAAAGCTTATTCAACGCAATGCCATCATTGGCCTGAGCAAATTTAAAGACCGGAGTGCCGTACCTTTACTTGGTAAGCTTCTTCAGACTGACCCCCGCCCGGAAATCCGCGAAACAGCCGCCTGGGCCCTGGGGAAAATTGGAGGAGATGAAGCCGGTACCTGGATACGGGAGTTCTTGGAGAAAGAGCAGGATGAGACTGTAAGGTTTGCTCTGCAAAAAGCGGCAGACCGGTTGAGTCAGGAAGGATAA
- the folE gene encoding GTP cyclohydrolase I FolE, whose translation MPAKEHRNGQVAENREQIEYHIREILRLIGEDVDREGLLDTPARVTRMYEEIFGGYEADYEEVLGVTFDENHEELVIVKDIVYYSQCEHHMAPFFGKVHIGYIPSGKIAGLSKFARLVEAVTRKLQVQERITSQIADIIEEVLKPQGIMVMVDGEHLCMCSRGVKKPGSKTVTSAVRGIFRTDAALRAEFLSLIKD comes from the coding sequence ATGCCAGCTAAAGAACACAGGAATGGACAAGTAGCGGAAAACAGGGAACAGATAGAGTATCATATACGCGAAATTTTAAGGCTAATCGGTGAAGATGTGGACCGCGAAGGCCTTTTGGATACACCTGCTCGGGTTACCCGCATGTATGAAGAAATCTTCGGGGGTTACGAGGCAGACTATGAAGAAGTGCTAGGGGTCACATTCGACGAAAACCATGAGGAACTTGTTATCGTGAAAGATATTGTATACTACAGCCAGTGTGAACATCATATGGCACCTTTCTTCGGAAAAGTCCATATTGGATATATTCCGAGCGGCAAGATTGCAGGCCTCAGCAAATTTGCCCGTCTTGTTGAAGCGGTGACCCGTAAACTTCAGGTACAGGAACGCATAACATCCCAGATTGCTGACATTATCGAAGAAGTATTGAAACCCCAGGGTATCATGGTAATGGTAGACGGGGAGCATTTGTGCATGTGTTCCAGAGGAGTGAAAAAGCCAGGAAGCAAGACCGTAACTTCTGCCGTAAGGGGCATTTTCCGAACAGATGCCGCATTACGGGCCGAGTTTCTTTCCCTGATCAAAGATTGA
- a CDS encoding IclR family transcriptional regulator, with translation MEEHKLTVRSVERALDILLCFRDSSELTLTEISNQAGLHKSTVHRLLASLEGKGFLLRDSSGDKYRLGFSVWELSANLSQGDDISMLLLPEMEWLRDQVGETISIYVRDGKERVRIQAVQSKHAIRRVAPVGARMPLYVGASSKVLVAFGDEALQVELAHDARSSVGLDPTAFLKQLAETREQGFATSMEEREPGAAALSAPILNRSGKLVAALAISGPISRLTPEQMQAYAPLLLESSGRMGTMVR, from the coding sequence ATGGAAGAACATAAATTAACCGTCCGTTCCGTGGAACGGGCTTTAGATATATTGCTATGTTTTCGGGATTCGTCGGAGTTAACCCTTACAGAAATTTCAAATCAGGCAGGCCTGCACAAGAGTACGGTTCACCGTCTTTTGGCATCTCTTGAGGGGAAAGGTTTTCTTCTTCGCGATTCATCAGGAGATAAATACCGTCTGGGTTTTAGTGTTTGGGAGCTATCGGCCAATCTTTCGCAGGGTGATGATATAAGCATGCTCCTTCTTCCGGAGATGGAATGGCTGCGCGATCAAGTAGGGGAGACCATTTCGATCTATGTCCGTGACGGCAAAGAAAGGGTGCGGATTCAGGCTGTTCAGAGCAAGCATGCGATCCGCCGTGTTGCTCCGGTAGGGGCGAGAATGCCTCTGTATGTAGGAGCTTCCAGCAAAGTACTGGTAGCGTTTGGGGACGAAGCTCTTCAGGTTGAATTGGCTCATGATGCCCGATCTTCGGTCGGCCTTGATCCGACTGCCTTTTTGAAACAGCTGGCTGAAACCAGAGAGCAGGGCTTTGCTACCAGTATGGAAGAAAGAGAGCCTGGGGCGGCTGCTTTGTCGGCCCCCATCCTGAACCGATCCGGCAAATTGGTTGCGGCTCTTGCCATATCAGGGCCGATCAGCCGGCTGACACCGGAACAGATGCAGGCATACGCGCCGCTGCTGCTTGAATCCTCCGGAAGAATGGGCACCATGGTTCGTTAA
- a CDS encoding HD-GYP domain-containing protein, whose translation MKYVHVDSVEPGQYLGRTIFSSSGAVMLAEGVQLTVYMITTLRRIGVTMLYIQDPFTDDVEITDVVSEETKRFVINQMDEMFQSIRSGKEFGTKAISTSADALVDEVMKNKDVLVQLTDIRTKDNEMYLHALNVCTISVLVGINMGMGPAQLKDLAIGALLHDIGKLDLIADAAEDPKKHHAWRGFDLLKSKREYNLLIAHAAFQHHEWLDGSGKPRGLTGDEIHIYAKIVAVANIYDNLLHQTGEQGTRMLPHEACEHMMALAEKQLDHEVLIHFLRTVSVYPTGTSVKLSTRETGVVVGQHRGLPGRPVVRVVKQDGGMQDFDVKEIDLAKQTTVFIEQVLV comes from the coding sequence ATGAAGTATGTGCATGTAGATTCCGTAGAACCGGGACAATATTTAGGCAGAACTATATTTTCCAGCAGCGGGGCGGTGATGCTTGCCGAGGGGGTACAGCTGACCGTATATATGATTACCACTCTGCGGCGAATCGGAGTCACCATGCTCTATATTCAGGATCCTTTTACGGATGATGTGGAGATTACGGACGTTGTATCGGAAGAAACCAAACGGTTTGTCATTAATCAGATGGACGAGATGTTCCAATCTATCCGTTCAGGCAAGGAATTTGGCACGAAAGCGATCAGTACGAGTGCAGATGCCTTGGTGGATGAAGTGATGAAGAATAAAGACGTACTAGTGCAGCTGACGGATATCCGGACTAAAGATAATGAGATGTATTTGCATGCACTGAATGTATGCACGATATCAGTTCTGGTGGGAATTAACATGGGAATGGGACCTGCCCAGCTTAAGGATCTGGCGATCGGGGCTCTTCTTCATGATATCGGCAAATTGGATCTCATCGCGGATGCTGCTGAAGATCCCAAGAAGCATCATGCCTGGAGGGGATTTGACCTGCTGAAGAGCAAGCGGGAATATAATCTGTTAATTGCCCATGCCGCCTTTCAGCATCACGAGTGGCTGGATGGATCAGGAAAGCCACGGGGGCTGACAGGGGATGAGATTCATATATATGCCAAGATCGTAGCTGTGGCCAATATATATGACAATCTGCTTCACCAGACAGGAGAACAAGGAACCCGGATGCTGCCTCATGAGGCTTGCGAGCATATGATGGCTCTGGCTGAGAAGCAGTTGGACCACGAAGTGCTGATTCACTTCCTGAGAACTGTATCCGTTTATCCCACCGGGACATCTGTCAAATTGTCGACCAGAGAAACCGGAGTAGTAGTGGGTCAGCACAGGGGGCTCCCCGGACGCCCTGTTGTGCGTGTTGTGAAGCAGGATGGCGGGATGCAGGACTTCGATGTAAAAGAAATTGATTTAGCCAAGCAAACTACTGTGTTTATTGAACAGGTTTTGGTATAA
- a CDS encoding Fe-Mn family superoxide dismutase, translated as MLFVYGSLMSMRILEEIHFWKTQEKEHTEVIRALIPNLEPKYAKAMQEWEVIFEKTEMSSLQWIEWVSVTKRPTDPYLQQQLNEIIQVSVSQSKEFISLLLNMEHHSKAAQSSPLIKTVIEHIIRESEYFLGVIQGLQASGHYPYMPEGHAPYGVPAVSAPPAYPLRQPAAPQQQEPEKKEKEVRISSLSKDSDAPDRTEPMKSTGDSTWSDPLRAPKPVPIGGHKLPPLPYPYNALEPYIDEKTMRIHHTKHHQSYVNDLNKAEVMLAKERKSGNFDLVKHWERELAFNGAGHYLHTVFWNNMSPKGGGKPRGPIAAEIDRVFGGFEPFKKHFSAAAEKVEGGGWALLVWSPRSHRVEILQAEKHQNLSQWDVIPLLVLDVWEHSYYLKHQSERAKYIADWWHVVNWENVNERYEKASKLKWMPF; from the coding sequence ATGCTTTTTGTATACGGCAGTTTGATGTCTATGAGAATTTTGGAAGAAATCCACTTTTGGAAAACCCAGGAGAAGGAACATACGGAAGTGATCCGTGCCCTGATTCCCAATCTGGAACCCAAATACGCAAAAGCCATGCAGGAATGGGAAGTCATATTTGAAAAAACGGAGATGTCTTCTTTGCAATGGATTGAGTGGGTATCAGTTACCAAACGCCCGACTGACCCTTATCTCCAGCAGCAGCTGAATGAAATCATTCAAGTCTCTGTTTCACAGTCCAAAGAATTTATTTCACTCCTTTTGAACATGGAACACCACAGCAAGGCTGCCCAAAGCAGCCCTTTAATCAAAACGGTGATCGAACACATAATTCGAGAGTCAGAGTATTTCCTTGGCGTAATTCAGGGGCTGCAAGCTTCAGGTCACTATCCCTATATGCCTGAAGGCCATGCACCCTATGGCGTACCGGCAGTTTCAGCCCCCCCTGCCTATCCTCTCCGTCAGCCTGCTGCGCCACAGCAGCAAGAGCCGGAAAAGAAGGAAAAGGAAGTCCGGATATCATCCTTGTCTAAAGACAGCGATGCCCCCGACCGTACCGAGCCTATGAAAAGTACAGGAGATTCAACCTGGAGCGATCCCCTTCGGGCACCGAAGCCTGTACCTATAGGAGGACACAAGCTTCCTCCCCTGCCTTATCCGTATAATGCGCTGGAGCCTTATATTGATGAGAAAACAATGCGAATTCACCACACGAAACATCATCAATCCTATGTGAACGATCTGAATAAGGCAGAAGTCATGCTGGCTAAAGAGCGGAAATCCGGTAATTTTGATCTCGTCAAGCATTGGGAACGTGAACTCGCGTTCAATGGTGCCGGACACTACCTGCATACCGTCTTCTGGAACAATATGAGCCCTAAAGGAGGAGGAAAGCCAAGAGGCCCTATTGCTGCGGAAATTGACCGTGTCTTTGGAGGATTTGAGCCGTTCAAAAAACATTTCTCAGCTGCCGCTGAAAAGGTGGAGGGCGGCGGATGGGCACTGCTGGTATGGAGCCCGCGCAGCCATCGCGTAGAGATTCTTCAGGCAGAAAAGCATCAGAATTTATCCCAATGGGACGTTATTCCTCTTCTTGTCCTGGATGTATGGGAGCATTCCTATTATTTGAAGCATCAGAGCGAACGGGCTAAATATATTGCAGACTGGTGGCACGTGGTCAATTGGGAGAATGTCAACGAACGTTATGAAAAAGCCAGCAAGCTTAAATGGATGCCCTTTTAA
- a CDS encoding DUF402 domain-containing protein has translation MRHNRQSYVIKSFKHDGDLHRTWLENWRVAEEFLCPLHREEGMIVLVNNQTKIQEADGKEWTSRIPGVSFFIPRQWHNVIALIENTGIRYYCNVASPPYLYYQTLTYIDYDLDAIKFPGGDIHVVDQEEYERHKWMYRYTPFVEKKIMNGLHTLLSKIKKGKPPFHDDWVYHYYDLYKQSQNDQAENQQAGKDES, from the coding sequence ATGAGACATAATAGACAATCTTACGTAATCAAGAGCTTTAAGCATGACGGGGATCTACACCGGACCTGGCTGGAAAACTGGCGTGTTGCAGAAGAGTTTTTGTGCCCTCTTCACAGGGAGGAAGGTATGATTGTTCTTGTCAATAATCAGACCAAAATTCAAGAGGCTGACGGAAAAGAATGGACAAGCCGGATTCCGGGAGTCTCTTTTTTTATTCCGCGGCAATGGCATAATGTGATTGCACTAATCGAAAATACAGGCATCCGCTATTATTGTAATGTTGCTTCTCCACCGTATCTATATTATCAAACCCTTACCTATATTGATTATGACCTGGATGCGATAAAATTCCCGGGCGGAGATATACATGTCGTTGACCAAGAAGAGTACGAGCGCCACAAGTGGATGTATCGTTATACCCCGTTTGTGGAAAAAAAGATTATGAACGGCCTCCATACTCTACTGTCTAAAATAAAAAAGGGAAAACCACCTTTTCACGATGACTGGGTTTATCATTATTATGACCTGTATAAGCAAAGTCAGAATGATCAGGCTGAGAATCAGCAAGCAGGAAAGGATGAGTCGTAA